The Camelus bactrianus isolate YW-2024 breed Bactrian camel chromosome 31, ASM4877302v1, whole genome shotgun sequence genomic sequence aagtcctgagttcaatccccagtacctccgttagggggaaaaaataaataaataataaccttAACTACCGCCCCCCCCAAAATCCAGATTAGCACATTAAGCAAGTAAGTCAGGGCTAAGAGCCATAACACCTTTACAAAAGAGATTTGCAAGTACAGTAAAGCTGCCAGGTACCCCGGGCGTTTGCTACAGGATTGCATCAGCCCATTAGGATTTTTGCCCCAAACCAGGTCCTTCTGTGCCTCACAAGATCATCCAGGCCCTCTGGGAGCTCCCTGGCAGCCCGGCCCAGATCTGGCTCTCACCTCGTAGGATGGTGACGTTGCGAAGGATTTCCCCATGCTGCGTGTCCACGGCCTTCATCTCCTCCACGATCATGGAGAGGTTGCGGACGTTGAAGTCCAGCCGGGTGCTGAGCAGGCTGAAGCGCTCCCGGAGCAGGTCGGTGGTGGCCAGCATGAGGGACACGGTCTTGTTCAGGTAGTAGAGCTCCTCAGCGTGGGTGTGGAAGCCCAGCGTGCAGGAGAGCCGCACGTCGTCTAGGTACTTGAGCATGCTGTGCACGTGGCTGTCGGTGGCGTTGATGTTGGTGAAGATGGTGCCGATCTCGATCTCGTGGGATGCCATGCGTCCTTCCAGTGTCTCGAACCTCTCCACTGTGCGGTTCTGGGCATAGCGCGTGTGGTACTGCAGGTCGTGCATGTTCTCCTCGTGGTCGTCCAGGAAGGACGAGATGTTATCCAGCTGCAGCTGCAAGCTCATGACCTGCAGCACCAGGTCGTGCATGCTCTCGGAATTCTGGCTGATGCGCTGGGACGACGCCCCCAGGGTGGCCTGGATGTTCTTGACCACTTCTCCGGTCTTGGCCGAGGTGGTGCGCAGGCTGCTGAAGAGCCGCGTGTAGTTCTGCCAGTCAGTGACCATCTTCTGGAGGGTCAGGGTCTCCTCATCCGTCTTCCGCCGGATCCCATGGATCCAGTCCGAAGTCTGCCCCACGGTGAAGTTGATCTGGTGTACAGCAGCCTTGACGTCGTAACACTCCTGGGTGAGGTCCTTCAGAGAGAGGTCCAGGCCAGCTGTGGTGGCCTGCCAGCCTCTCATTTGGGCCAGGAAGAGCCCCAGAGACTGGTTGACCTGATGGATGGAGAAGGAACAACTGCCCATCTCCTGGGAAATTTGACTGCTGGTGGTGGAGAGCAGTTCATGGGTGTGGGAGGTCTGGTCCAGCTGGACCTCCTGAGCCAGAAGCATCTTCTGAAttccctccagctcctcctgcagTTTTCTGATCTCTTGCCCCAGCTGCTCTGCCTCATGGCAGAAAGAGCAGTTGTTTGGGGCTTTCAGATCTTTGGGGGAAAGTGACAACATGTTGAGTTGCTGAAGGATCATGGAACAAAGGCTGCttctttaaatttaatatttcagAGCATAGTGAATTGGTAAGTGGCTTTCCTATCCCTCTTCCTTTCCTAAGACCTGCTATGAAATCCTCTTTGGAAAAGCCTTGCCATCTCTATGCAATCTTATTGCTACCGAAAGTCTTTACTCTGACCCGAAATGTAGGATTTTGGACATTGTCTCCATCTTAATACCAAATTTTTGATACTGTATCTTCAAAATTTTTCTGAGGTTGCCAGAAACCtcctatttacattttattttttaagtttctcccaatatttttatatttgttttatttgatcGTCTCCCAAGAGTGTGGAGAAGAAAGTACAGGGATTTTTCTCCCCGTGACTGATGAgaaatgaggctcagaggagtgACTTGCCAAACGTCACTCAGCTAATTAGTGGCAGAACAGGACCTTCTCTTTCCACCAAGTAGACTGCCTGTAAACCCTTCTGTCATGGCTCCTTTTGTCTCACTCTGAGAGTGACAATGTCCCTTGTTAAAGCAGGTGATAAAGAGATCAGTTGTGTAAATTTTAAGGCAGTGATGAGGAAATGACCAACTTGTCAAGGGTATTTGGAAGGCCTTAAAAGTAATTTCAGGTACGTGAGGATATTGGAGAGTGGACTGtctttggctttctttttctgtctggagGCTCTGGGTACCACACAGAATCCCCAGCCCCATTCCTGGTTGTGTCCAGAGGAAGCAGCCTTCACTGGCTGGATGGTTCTCCAGCTGGACAGGGCAACAGGGAGCCATGACTATCCTTCCTTTGTGCTTAGAAGTTTGGTGAAGGCTTCCTTGCTCCGGGGCATTGTGGCCTGGGGGgagccctcaccccaccccaaatAATACTGGCCTTCTGTCATAGTCATTGGCGTATCTGGACACTGGACACTCACCCAACCCTTGGAGATTCTCCTGCATAGACACGAGCTTCTTGTCATACATGGCCTGGGCCAGTGAGATGTCTTCTGAGAGGGAGTCCACTTTCCTGAAAACTGCAGGGGACATAcaggtgagaaactgaggcagggtCTTAGCTCAGAGAACTCTTCGTAGAATATCAGAAATATTAAGACCCTTTGATCCATCAATTCTACTTCCAGCAATTTATCCTAAGAGAATAACCACACACACGCAGCCATCATATACAAGGATTATTTCTAGGATCAAGCTTTCCTCATATTTACATATCGAGATTTTATTAGTCACAGTTACATGTTGAGAGATCCCTAGACCAGCACTTCATAGTTTACAGTATTTATTATTCCATTTGAATCTCTTACCAGTGAAGATTCCCCAGCACAGATGAGGGgacagagatgcagagagaatGCATGGATTTGATTCCTATTCTAAGGCTTTCAAAGTCAATGTCTAAGCCAATAGCCAGGGGTTCACTCATATAATTCACTCTGTTCATTTCTTCACTGAATATTTCATGATTTGTAATTACACATTAATATGTTTGTTTAgccatttttctcactttttagactttatttttttcactctttcaaAATTGTGTTTTATGATGTAAAGAGTacacatttaatttataaataagtaGGTATATTTTGGAGGTATGAGTctatcaattttttctttcataacctttaattataaaaattccCAAACAGAATAATCAATAATTTATTAGACAGTAAATATTCATGTATCTACCTCCTAGTTTCTATAAAttaacattttgctttatttactttattgtaCATCtgtccattttttcttttcatccatccatctctgGGTCATAAACTCCATGAACAAGGCCTATGTTGTATTAAGCAGTATATGCCCAGTGCCTACTACAGTTCTTGGCCTATAGTttgcatgcaaaaaaaaaaaaaaaaaaaaaaaacctgattaaatgaatttagtgtatttttcatgtCCACTGAGAGGAACACTGATTTTGCCCAACCTCTGGATGTGGGCCACGGACCTGATTCTGCAGCACTGACTAGGACTTGTGACTAGGACATGTGTGCTCACAAATTCCTAGTCATTCATTCGACAAATGTGACAAATGTGACTGAGTACCTACCAACCTGGCGGGGACGGTGCCAGCACTGTTCTGGGGACTTGGGACACTCAGACTAGAGCTAGAAACCAAAAAGGAAACCCTAGAGTTCCCTCTTGGAGTCCCCAAACACACTGCTCCCCACCAACTCTTATGATCCTCTGCCCTCCCACCACGGACCTGGGAGCAGAGCATTTCACCTCCCAGATCTGCCTGCTCCTGCATGCAATGGGGCCAGCCTCCCAGCTTGAGGCTTTGTTGGGAAACTGTGTGGACATCCTGTATGGGCTAGTGCTGGGCCCCCAGTGGGTTCCTGGGCTCTTCTCTGGGCTACTGGGGCTTTGTGAATGGTCCTGTGGGGGCTGAGAGTGGGGGCTCTCTAAGGGCTGGCCGGGAACCGTTAGAAGTCCAAAGATCAGTTTGCTGCCTCTGAACGGCAGGGCCCCAGCTCCTCACCCTCCCCGGGGCCAGGATTTTGGCCACTTTCTGAGATGCCAAAGTGATTTAGCAGAGAGAAGGTGGGGCTAAAtgagggtgaggggctgggaaAATTCTTGaaatcagtggttcttaactggGCACACATCGGAACCATCTGAGGAGATTTCCTGAACAGTTAAGGCCTGGGTCCCACCCAGAGACCCGATTTCATTCCTCTGGAGAGAAAGGCTCTGGCACCCATATCTTTTTGTTttcgttttattttatttattttcttaatggaaaaATGGAACTTCTTAATAgaagtttataatgtgttagtttctggtgtatagcatagcgattcagttacatatattcttttttatattctttttcattataggttattacaagatactgaatgtagttccctgtgctatggattaagaccttgttgttcatctattctatatataatactttgtatctgctaatcccaaactcctaatttatccctcccctcctttccttccctataaccataaatttgttttctatgtctgtgaatctctttctgttttgtaaataagttcatttatatcatattttttagattgcacgcataagtgatgtcatatgatatttgtctttctctgtctgacttacttcacttagcatgatcatctctaggtccatccatgttgctgcaaattgcattatttcattcttgtttatgactcagtagtgttccattgtataaatataccaaatcttctttatccagtcatctgttgatggacatttaggttgcttccatgtcttggctattgtaaataatgctactgtgaacattggggtgggcaccagtgtttttaaatgttctcaGAGGAATTCTAATGTGCTGACAAGATTGAGAACCACTCCTTTTGATGGTGAAATGTAATGGACTCATCTCAGTGTTCCTAACacctggtgcatagtaggtgcttgCTTTGTGTTGGAGTTAATTAACATCTTCAGGATTATTGGATGATGActgaagtatctgttcaaatcaTTAATATGCTGGCCTCTTATCTTCAAGCCAAGAAAGCCAGTTACTGAATATCTCTAACTAGGGCAGGGACCAGCCACCATCCTGTTAAGGGGACGCACAAGTCCAGGGTCAGCACCAGGAATGTGgcatcctccctgcctcccttgccTCACCTGAGTTCCAGCCTTTTCTCCAACATCTAGTCCATTGGAACAAACCAATCTACTGGCTTCCCTTAGTAAAGATTTTTTCAATCTGAAGCTAag encodes the following:
- the SCARA3 gene encoding scavenger receptor class A member 3 isoform X1, translated to MKVRSATGDGDALCVTEEELAGDDEDMPSFPCTQEGRPGPRCSRCQKNLSLHTSVRILYLFLALLLVAVAVLASLVFRKVDSLSEDISLAQAMYDKKLVSMQENLQGLDLKAPNNCSFCHEAEQLGQEIRKLQEELEGIQKMLLAQEVQLDQTSHTHELLSTTSSQISQEMGSCSFSIHQVNQSLGLFLAQMRGWQATTAGLDLSLKDLTQECYDVKAAVHQINFTVGQTSDWIHGIRRKTDEETLTLQKMVTDWQNYTRLFSSLRTTSAKTGEVVKNIQATLGASSQRISQNSESMHDLVLQVMSLQLQLDNISSFLDDHEENMHDLQYHTRYAQNRTVERFETLEGRMASHEIEIGTIFTNINATDSHVHSMLKYLDDVRLSCTLGFHTHAEELYYLNKTVSLMLATTDLLRERFSLLSTRLDFNVRNLSMIVEEMKAVDTQHGEILRNVTILRGAPGPPGPRGLKGDVGVKGPVGGRGPKGDPGSLGPPGPQGPQGQPGDTGPVGERGPVGLRGFPGLKGSKGSLGAGGPRGQPGPKGDVGPPGPEGPPGSPGPEGPQGKPGIAGKTGSPGQRGPTGPKGEPGIQGPPGLPGPPGPPGSQSRY
- the SCARA3 gene encoding scavenger receptor class A member 3 isoform X2, translating into MKVRSATGDGDALCVTEEELAGDDEDMPSFPCTQEGRPGPRCSRCQKNLSLHTSVRILYLFLALLLVAVAVLASLVFRKVDSLSEDISLAQAMYDKKLVSMQENLQGLDLKAPNNCSFCHEAEQLGQEIRKLQEELEGIQKMLLAQEVQLDQTSHTHELLSTTSSQISQEMGSCSFSIHQVNQSLGLFLAQMRGWQATTAGLDLSLKDLTQECYDVKAAVHQINFTVGQTSDWIHGIRRKTDEETLTLQKMVTDWQNYTRLFSSLRTTSAKTGEVVKNIQATLGASSQRISQNSESMHDLVLQVMSLQLQLDNISSFLDDHEENMHDLQYHTRYAQNRTVERFETLEGRMASHEIEIGTIFTNINATDSHVHSMLKYLDDVRLSCTLGFHTHAEELYYLNKTVSLMLATTDLLRERFSLLSTRLDFNVRNLSMIVEEMKAVDTQHGEILRNVTILRGASQKETKLDFICTGTLSRPWSQNGAQHLGGWRTGLRLCSLAVCKAASLALPEVPLPSWADDFVATGGGLTLGTGQLSPPASALPLPTPPIRCPPH